GCTGCCGAAAAACGCCCGGTATTGGTCTACATTTATGGTGGTGCCTTTGCCGGTGGCGGAGCCGCCTGCCCGATCTACGATGGCACGGCAATGGCAAAGAAAGGAATCGTATTCGTAAGCCTGAATTACAGGGTCGGCATCTTAGGTTTCATGGCTCATCCAGATCTAACTGCTGAGTCTAAAGACCACGCCTCAGGGAATTACGGCCTCCTGGACCAAATCGCTGCATTGCAATGGGTACAACGTAACATCGCATCATTTGGCGGAGACCCTGAAAATGTAACCATCGCAGGACAATCAGCAGGATCCATGAGCGTACATTGCCTGGTGGCATCCCCTTTAGGAAAGGGCTTATTTAAGCGTGCAATTGCTGAAAGCGGAGCCATGTTTGACGAATCCCCGGCCACATTAAAACAGGCAGAAGAAAGAGGGGCTGCTGTAGGTGCTAGCATCAATGATCTAAGAAAACTATCCACCGCAGAATTATTAAAAAAGCAATGGCAGGGCCGTGGTCCAATTGTAGATGCTTATGTATTACCTCAATCTGTTAGTGCCATCTTTGCGGCTGGAAAAGATAATAAGGTAGACTTGCTGACTGGCTGGAATGAAGACGATGGTGTTGATTTTAGCAAAAAAACGGCGGCAACATTTACAAGAGAAATAGATAATGAATATGGTGCTGATGCGGCGAAATTGCTAAATTACTACAAGGTGAAGAATGATACTGATATACCTGCAGCACAGACGCACTATTCGAGAGATATTGTATTTGGCGTGCAGAATTACACCTGGGCAGGCGTGCAGGCCGCAAAAGCGGGCAAAGTGTATGTCTATAATTTTACGCGTAAACTGCCAGCCTCCGGAGAATATATAAAATACGGGGCATTCCATACAGGTGAAGTAGCATATGCTTATAACAACCTGAACTTTGTAAAACGTTGTAATTTCACAACAGCGGACTTCAAACTGGCAGATATCATGAGCGGCTATTGGGTAAATTTTGTAAAAACAGGAGATCCTAATGGAAAAGGCTTACCTGAGTGGCCGGAATATAATACAAAGGAATATTCCACCCAGCTCCTCGGAGAAAAAATAGTAACAAAACCTCTGCCAGGAAAACAAGTATTAGATATAATAAAACGACATGCTAATCTGTAGTAAATATGAATATTGAATAGACAGCCCTTGTCTATTCAATATTTTCCCTTCCCGAACACTTTGCCTGCCCACCCCCCATGAATAATCTCCAACCCCACTTATCAAGGCAATGACAAATAAACCACCTCCGGCTCCTTCCCCCAGCTCTTAAGCCCTTCCCTCTTCAATAATTCCGTACCACCCAATTCCCCACAATAATTACTATACACCACCGCTGCAATCTTATAATGCCTGATCACATAAGCACAAAGCATACAAGGCTCCATATTCGAATACAAAACCGCCCCCTCACAAGACCCATACCTATGCACCGCATCCAGCACCGCCACCACTTCCGCATGCCTTGTTACATCTTTCAGCCTGCGGCTTTGCTCCGTACCTTCGCCTATAATAAGCCCGTCTTTTACAATGACACAGCCAACAGCACTTTCCCCTGCCTGCGCAGCTTCCCGCGCTAATGCAAGACAACGCTCTAAATAAGGTAGATGATTTTCCATGTCCTGCAAAGATAGGTTTATTATATTTGCTCATATGATGTTTGAAAACAAGAAAGCCGTAATTTTCGATATGGATGGTGTTGTTATCGACAGTGAAAGATTTTGGTCGATAGCAGAGCGCGAAATCTTTACATCATTAGGTGTGAAAATAACAGCAGAAAATTGCCGCTTAACCCAAAAGATGACGGTGACGGAAGCCTCGAATTTCTGGTTCGGAATATGCCCCTGGAATAAGGTGTCTATCCAGGAGGCCGAACAAATGGTTGTAAACAGGGTGATTGAGCTGATTAAATCATGCGATTGCGAAATAGCCCATGTAAGAGAATTTATTAAACATCTGAAATCCCGGGGCTGTAAAATTGGCCTGGCTACCAATTCCCCTGCATACTTTATTCCCATCTGCC
This window of the Chitinophaga sancti genome carries:
- a CDS encoding carboxylesterase/lipase family protein, with protein sequence MIRTAILLLLTGIFPFHANLDLIRVDGGTISGTHAGDIHIYKGIPFAAPPVGDLRWKAPQPVIPWSGTKQCSTFGPSAVQGAPLPFGPWSEEYLIPKEPISEDCLYLNVWSGAKSAAEKRPVLVYIYGGAFAGGGAACPIYDGTAMAKKGIVFVSLNYRVGILGFMAHPDLTAESKDHASGNYGLLDQIAALQWVQRNIASFGGDPENVTIAGQSAGSMSVHCLVASPLGKGLFKRAIAESGAMFDESPATLKQAEERGAAVGASINDLRKLSTAELLKKQWQGRGPIVDAYVLPQSVSAIFAAGKDNKVDLLTGWNEDDGVDFSKKTAATFTREIDNEYGADAAKLLNYYKVKNDTDIPAAQTHYSRDIVFGVQNYTWAGVQAAKAGKVYVYNFTRKLPASGEYIKYGAFHTGEVAYAYNNLNFVKRCNFTTADFKLADIMSGYWVNFVKTGDPNGKGLPEWPEYNTKEYSTQLLGEKIVTKPLPGKQVLDIIKRHANL
- a CDS encoding nucleoside deaminase; the encoded protein is MENHLPYLERCLALAREAAQAGESAVGCVIVKDGLIIGEGTEQSRRLKDVTRHAEVVAVLDAVHRYGSCEGAVLYSNMEPCMLCAYVIRHYKIAAVVYSNYCGELGGTELLKREGLKSWGKEPEVVYLSLP
- a CDS encoding HAD family hydrolase — protein: MMFENKKAVIFDMDGVVIDSERFWSIAEREIFTSLGVKITAENCRLTQKMTVTEASNFWFGICPWNKVSIQEAEQMVVNRVIELIKSCDCEIAHVREFIKHLKSRGCKIGLATNSPAYFIPICLERAGIADLFDAVASAEDEKNGKPHPDVYLTAARKLDVKPGECVVIEDSYHGILAGKKAGMTVIGFTNGNPEISFDIADYMLHSYVR